One Stenotrophomonas maltophilia DNA window includes the following coding sequences:
- a CDS encoding DMT family transporter, which yields MSSPTSRIATASPRIALGGIGLAAIGAIAASGKAIIVKLGLRHGVDATTLLALRMLMALPLFVLMALWAARRAEPLSWADRTRVLWLGFTGYYLSSLLDFQGLQYISVTLERLILYLNPTLVLLINVLLARQRPGRWQIGALVLSYLGVLLAFGHDLQREGGQIIVGSLLVLGSALSYALYLFGSGQVVARIGAVRLTAYASCVASVLVLLHFAVTHPLPLLWQAPAPVQWLSLVNATVCTVLPVLAIMLAVQRVGSSLAAQVGMLGPVSTIVMSLWLLDEPMGPAQIAGTVLVLIGVLLVTRLRR from the coding sequence ATGTCCAGCCCCACTTCCCGTATCGCCACCGCTTCCCCACGCATCGCGCTGGGTGGCATCGGCCTGGCCGCGATCGGCGCCATTGCCGCCTCCGGCAAAGCGATCATCGTCAAGCTCGGCCTGCGTCATGGCGTGGATGCCACCACGCTGCTCGCGCTGCGCATGCTGATGGCGCTGCCGCTGTTCGTACTGATGGCACTGTGGGCTGCACGCCGGGCCGAGCCGCTGTCCTGGGCCGACCGTACCCGCGTGCTGTGGCTGGGTTTCACCGGCTACTACCTGTCCAGCCTGCTCGACTTCCAGGGGCTGCAGTACATCAGCGTGACCCTGGAACGGCTGATCCTGTACTTGAACCCGACCCTGGTGCTGCTGATCAACGTGCTGCTGGCGCGCCAGCGGCCGGGCCGGTGGCAGATCGGCGCGCTGGTGCTGAGCTATCTGGGCGTGTTGCTGGCGTTCGGTCATGACCTGCAGCGTGAGGGCGGGCAGATCATCGTTGGCAGCCTGCTGGTGCTGGGCAGTGCACTCAGCTATGCGCTGTACTTGTTCGGCAGCGGCCAGGTGGTCGCGCGCATCGGTGCGGTGCGGCTGACCGCCTACGCCAGCTGCGTGGCCAGCGTACTGGTGCTGCTGCATTTCGCGGTGACCCATCCGCTGCCGTTGCTGTGGCAGGCACCGGCGCCGGTGCAATGGCTGTCGCTGGTCAATGCCACCGTGTGCACGGTGCTGCCGGTGCTGGCGATCATGCTGGCGGTGCAGCGCGTGGGTTCGTCGCTGGCCGCGCAGGTCGGTATGCTGGGCCCTGTTTCCACGATCGTGATGAGCCTATGGCTGCTCGACGAACCGATGGGGCCGGCGCAGATCGCCGGCACCGTGCTGGTGCTGATCGGCGTTCTGCTGGTGACCCGCCTGCGGCGCTGA
- the gorA gene encoding glutathione-disulfide reductase codes for MSTAPYDYDLIVLGGGSAGLAGAIRAAQHGKRVAMLEPGELGGTCVNVGCVPKKAMWLAADLHERIGLASAMGFDVQARPALSWKELVIHRQAYISNIHTSYHKRLDETGVVRIPARGHLLDAHTVACSDGVRYSAEHILIATGAHPLRPDIPGAELGLVSDDFFDLRAAPAEVAIIGGGYIAVELAGLLQALGSKVSLLVRGKRLLERFDYELTDQLAENLKQQGVRIHFDYRLRELQRDGERVRAFGHDGPLDSVFDAVFFATGRRGNSRDLGLEALGIGIGEHQQVQVDEWQTTSVPSVHAVGDIAGKVGLTPVAVAASRRLMDRLFGGRPQSKMDYENVASVVFSHPPLGAVGMSEEEARARFDQVNVYHSRFRPMLQALANGTQRSLFKMVCAGPEERVVGIHLLGEAADEILQGFAVAVKMGATKAQFDDTVAIHPTSAEEVVLMR; via the coding sequence ATGAGCACAGCACCCTATGATTATGACCTGATCGTCCTTGGCGGCGGCTCCGCTGGCCTGGCCGGCGCGATCCGCGCCGCGCAGCACGGCAAGCGCGTGGCGATGCTGGAGCCTGGTGAACTGGGCGGGACCTGCGTCAATGTCGGCTGCGTGCCGAAGAAGGCCATGTGGCTGGCGGCAGACCTGCACGAGCGCATCGGCCTGGCCAGTGCGATGGGATTCGATGTCCAAGCGCGCCCGGCGCTGTCGTGGAAGGAGCTGGTGATCCACCGCCAGGCCTACATCAGCAACATCCACACCAGCTATCACAAGCGCCTGGATGAAACCGGCGTGGTGCGCATTCCGGCGCGCGGTCATCTGCTCGATGCGCATACCGTGGCCTGCAGCGATGGCGTGCGTTACAGCGCCGAGCACATCCTGATCGCCACTGGCGCACACCCGCTGCGGCCCGACATTCCCGGCGCGGAACTGGGCCTGGTCTCCGATGATTTCTTCGATCTGCGCGCGGCACCGGCCGAGGTGGCGATCATCGGTGGCGGTTACATCGCGGTGGAGCTGGCCGGTCTGCTGCAGGCACTGGGCAGCAAGGTCAGCCTCCTGGTGCGCGGCAAGCGCCTGTTGGAGCGCTTCGACTACGAGCTGACTGATCAGTTGGCCGAGAACCTGAAGCAACAGGGCGTGCGCATCCATTTCGACTATCGCCTGCGCGAACTGCAGCGCGATGGCGAACGCGTGCGTGCGTTCGGTCATGACGGCCCGCTCGACAGCGTATTCGACGCGGTGTTCTTCGCCACCGGCCGCCGCGGCAACAGCCGTGACCTCGGTCTGGAAGCGCTCGGCATCGGCATCGGTGAGCACCAGCAGGTGCAGGTGGACGAATGGCAGACCACCAGCGTGCCGAGCGTGCATGCGGTGGGGGACATCGCCGGCAAGGTTGGCCTGACCCCGGTGGCGGTGGCGGCATCGCGGCGCCTGATGGACCGCCTGTTCGGTGGCCGCCCGCAGTCGAAGATGGATTACGAGAACGTGGCCAGCGTGGTGTTCTCGCATCCGCCGCTGGGCGCGGTGGGCATGAGCGAAGAGGAAGCGCGCGCGCGCTTCGACCAGGTGAACGTCTACCACAGCCGTTTCCGTCCGATGCTGCAGGCCCTGGCCAACGGTACCCAGCGCAGCCTGTTCAAAATGGTCTGTGCCGGTCCGGAAGAACGGGTGGTGGGCATTCACCTGCTGGGTGAAGCGGCCGACGAGATCCTGCAGGGCTTCGCGGTGGCGGTGAAAATGGGGGCGACCAAGGCCCAGTTCGACGACACCGTGGCGATCCACCCGACCTCGGCCGAGGAAGTGGTGCTGATGCGCTGA
- a CDS encoding NAD(P)/FAD-dependent oxidoreductase, producing the protein MQGAREDVIVVGAGAIGLAAALALRAQGRQVRVIDRGRVGGATSHGNCGTVTPSHAPPLAAPGVPLRALRWMLDPRAPLYVRTRLDPALWRWLLQFGARCNARDWLHSTRARGALLNDSRLRLAQWVQTHALDCEFEARGLDYVFGDARNFDHHAAECEALNAQGIATACIDGADYARDNPAFHDRLAGAIHFPGDAQLRPDRYTTELARVLRAQGVVIEEHSDVQDFSADAQGVRVHIGERTLHARELVLATGPWSPRWARQLDLRVPIQPGKGYSLTWSRPSQVPKRPVVLKDHSVFVIAWREALRLGGTMEFAGADPQLRTTRLQALQQAADHYLRAPRGAQLQEQWCGWRPMSVDDVPLIGRAPAHPHVWLAAGHGMLGISMSAGTGQLIADLVCGRTPAIDPAPYRPERFR; encoded by the coding sequence ATGCAGGGCGCGCGCGAGGATGTGATCGTGGTCGGCGCCGGTGCCATTGGACTGGCCGCCGCGCTGGCGCTGCGCGCGCAGGGCCGGCAGGTGCGGGTGATCGACCGAGGGCGCGTCGGCGGCGCGACGTCGCATGGCAACTGCGGCACCGTCACGCCCAGCCATGCGCCACCGCTGGCGGCCCCCGGCGTGCCGTTGCGTGCGCTGCGCTGGATGCTCGATCCGCGTGCGCCGTTGTACGTGCGTACGCGCCTGGACCCTGCATTGTGGCGTTGGCTGCTGCAGTTCGGGGCGCGCTGCAACGCGCGTGACTGGCTGCACTCCACGCGGGCACGCGGCGCACTGTTGAATGATTCACGGCTGCGCCTGGCGCAGTGGGTGCAGACGCATGCGCTGGACTGCGAATTCGAGGCGCGCGGTCTGGACTATGTGTTCGGTGACGCCCGCAATTTCGATCACCACGCTGCCGAGTGTGAGGCGCTGAACGCGCAGGGCATTGCCACGGCATGCATCGATGGCGCCGACTACGCGCGCGACAATCCGGCGTTCCATGATCGCCTCGCCGGTGCGATCCACTTTCCCGGCGATGCGCAACTGCGGCCGGACCGCTACACCACTGAACTGGCGCGCGTGCTGCGCGCGCAGGGCGTGGTGATCGAAGAGCACTCGGACGTGCAGGATTTCAGCGCCGACGCGCAGGGTGTGCGCGTGCACATCGGCGAACGCACGCTGCACGCACGCGAGCTGGTGCTGGCGACCGGGCCGTGGTCGCCGCGCTGGGCGCGGCAACTGGACCTGCGCGTGCCGATCCAGCCCGGCAAGGGTTATTCGCTGACCTGGTCGCGACCGTCTCAGGTGCCGAAGCGCCCGGTGGTCCTGAAGGACCATTCCGTGTTCGTGATTGCCTGGCGCGAGGCGTTGCGACTGGGCGGCACCATGGAATTCGCCGGTGCCGATCCGCAGCTGCGCACGACCCGCCTGCAGGCCCTGCAGCAGGCTGCCGATCATTACCTGCGTGCGCCGCGCGGTGCGCAGCTGCAGGAACAGTGGTGCGGTTGGCGCCCCATGAGCGTGGACGACGTGCCGTTGATCGGCCGCGCGCCTGCGCATCCTCACGTCTGGCTTGCAGCGGGGCATGGCATGCTCGGCATCAGCATGAGCGCCGGCACCGGCCAGCTGATCGCCGATCTCGTCTGCGGCCGCACGCCAGCGATCGATCCTGCCCCTTACCGACCCGAGCGATTCCGATGA
- a CDS encoding DUF418 domain-containing protein, whose product MADLPDGRPVNAASPSLQPVASGERIAVLDVLRGAALLGILLMNIEAFSGPLDLAFTGIDVHWQGIDYWADAFVYVFVQGKFFTLFSLLFGAGFAVMAQRAEVAGRDFTPFYLRRSAGLLLIGLCHALLVWSGDILVMYALISLPLLACREAPRSWLPWMGVIVYLGGVAMMLLVGAMVSMASVEDVQKMLTDAQQSIELQRQVYGQGSWMQANVQRLSEFSTSMGALLITGPEVLGMFLIGSWFAGSGALAAPERFPRLYASLRWIALPLGLLVTLIGVAWKPYLAPGAYDLPVTAAMALVTIGGLPMCLGYLAWIVHWRARLAWLAPVGRMALTHYLGQSLLCTWLFYHYGLGGFGLMPRSVQLLFALLLFAVQVALSHVWLRRFRFGPMEWLWRAMTYRQWPPMRRGAGQG is encoded by the coding sequence ATGGCGGACCTGCCTGACGGACGCCCCGTGAACGCCGCTTCTCCTTCCCTGCAGCCGGTGGCTTCCGGCGAACGCATCGCCGTGTTGGACGTGCTGCGCGGTGCCGCGCTGCTGGGCATCCTGCTGATGAACATCGAGGCCTTCAGCGGACCGCTGGATCTGGCCTTCACGGGCATCGACGTGCACTGGCAGGGTATCGACTACTGGGCCGATGCCTTCGTCTACGTGTTCGTGCAGGGCAAGTTCTTCACCCTGTTCTCGCTGCTGTTCGGCGCCGGCTTTGCGGTGATGGCGCAACGCGCCGAAGTGGCCGGACGCGACTTCACCCCGTTCTACCTGCGCCGCAGCGCCGGGCTGCTGCTGATCGGCCTGTGCCACGCGCTGCTGGTCTGGTCCGGTGACATCCTGGTGATGTATGCGCTGATCTCGCTTCCGTTGCTGGCCTGCCGAGAGGCACCACGCAGCTGGTTGCCATGGATGGGCGTGATCGTCTATCTGGGCGGCGTGGCCATGATGCTGCTGGTCGGCGCGATGGTGTCGATGGCTTCGGTGGAAGACGTGCAGAAGATGCTCACCGACGCGCAGCAGAGCATCGAGCTGCAGCGCCAGGTCTATGGCCAGGGCAGCTGGATGCAGGCCAATGTGCAGCGGCTGAGCGAGTTCAGCACGTCGATGGGCGCGCTGTTGATCACCGGCCCGGAAGTGTTGGGCATGTTCCTGATCGGCAGCTGGTTCGCCGGCAGTGGTGCGCTGGCGGCGCCGGAGCGCTTCCCGCGGCTGTATGCGTCGCTGCGCTGGATCGCGTTGCCGCTGGGCCTGCTGGTCACGTTGATCGGTGTTGCTTGGAAGCCTTACCTGGCACCGGGGGCCTACGACCTGCCGGTGACAGCCGCAATGGCACTGGTGACGATCGGCGGACTGCCGATGTGCCTGGGTTACCTGGCGTGGATCGTGCACTGGCGTGCGCGGTTGGCCTGGCTGGCCCCGGTGGGGCGCATGGCACTGACCCATTATCTTGGCCAGTCGCTGCTGTGCACGTGGTTGTTCTACCACTATGGCCTGGGCGGCTTCGGGCTGATGCCGCGCAGCGTGCAATTGCTGTTCGCGCTGCTGTTGTTTGCCGTGCAGGTCGCCCTTTCGCACGTCTGGTTGCGCCGCTTCCGTTTCGGGCCCATGGAATGGTTGTGGCGTGCGATGACCTACCGGCAGTGGCCGCCGATGCGGCGTGGGGCCGGGCAGGGCTGA
- a CDS encoding FKBP-type peptidyl-prolyl cis-trans isomerase, producing MKIEKDRVVRFHYTVSEVGQEPIESSKDRGEPLAILIGHGNIIPGLENAMMDKEAGATFNVDVKAADAYGERREGLSQRVPKKHFGNTKLAPGQQVVLQTNFGPRAVTVQKVGMSVVDVDLNHPMAGKDLHFDVEIVDVREAGQEEIDHGHVHGDGGHHH from the coding sequence ATGAAGATCGAAAAAGACCGCGTTGTCCGCTTCCACTACACCGTTTCCGAAGTCGGCCAGGAGCCGATCGAATCGTCCAAGGACCGCGGCGAGCCGCTGGCGATCCTGATCGGTCACGGCAACATTATCCCGGGCCTGGAAAACGCCATGATGGACAAGGAAGCCGGCGCGACCTTCAACGTCGACGTCAAGGCGGCCGATGCCTACGGCGAGCGTCGTGAGGGCCTGTCCCAGCGCGTGCCGAAGAAGCACTTCGGCAACACCAAGCTGGCTCCGGGCCAGCAGGTCGTGCTGCAGACCAACTTCGGCCCGCGTGCGGTGACCGTGCAGAAGGTCGGCATGAGCGTCGTCGACGTCGACCTGAACCATCCGATGGCTGGCAAGGACCTGCATTTCGACGTCGAAATCGTTGACGTGCGCGAAGCCGGCCAGGAAGAAATCGACCACGGCCACGTCCACGGCGACGGCGGCCACCACCACTGA
- a CDS encoding C40 family peptidase, producing the protein MTANPKVAHYPEIMHITPVSSGLRRLLAPALLLALPVLMTACGGGKVTRPAPPPPTANWPKTVPDNPEAANSVLMRAISLVGTPYRYGGNTPDSGFDCSGLVAYVYREMLDLKLPRTSRDLAAVQGPKIDPQRLATGDLVFFGSRGSVTHVGIYVGEGRFVHAPSTGGTVRLDSLSGPYWKDHYTGAKRVLR; encoded by the coding sequence ATGACGGCCAATCCTAAGGTGGCGCATTATCCGGAGATCATGCACATCACGCCAGTTTCGTCCGGCCTGCGCCGGCTCCTCGCCCCGGCCCTGCTGCTGGCCCTGCCCGTGCTGATGACCGCCTGCGGCGGCGGCAAGGTCACCCGACCCGCGCCGCCCCCGCCGACCGCGAACTGGCCGAAGACCGTGCCGGACAATCCCGAGGCGGCAAACTCGGTGCTGATGCGCGCCATCAGCCTGGTCGGCACCCCCTATCGCTATGGCGGCAATACCCCCGACTCCGGCTTCGACTGCAGCGGCCTGGTGGCCTACGTCTACCGCGAGATGCTGGACCTGAAACTGCCGCGCACGTCGCGCGACCTGGCGGCGGTACAGGGCCCGAAGATCGACCCGCAGCGCCTGGCCACCGGCGACCTGGTGTTCTTCGGCAGCCGCGGCAGCGTCACCCATGTCGGCATTTATGTGGGTGAAGGGCGCTTCGTGCACGCGCCGAGCACCGGTGGCACGGTCCGGCTGGACTCGCTCAGCGGTCCGTACTGGAAGGACCACTACACCGGGGCGAAACGCGTCCTTCGCTAA
- a CDS encoding C40 family peptidase: MTTDDLKSEGQTSVSSRSARPLLLGLALCLTSLPAWSQTAPNRSDVTPAPVAESTARPATKAEAAAPQRSRVDAAASATLAALLPHLAANDTIPLMDRSAVVAGDLSRLLANYDTSSAANGSVVGTAADNGKVQSLLRRAMTLLGTPYRWGGSNPDSGFDCSGLVGYVFRSALGIELPRVSREMAHDDKAELINDRTALAAGDLVFFGRKGRVDHVGIYVGDGRFLHAPSSGKDVRVDTLLSGYWGNKFMQARRVDL; the protein is encoded by the coding sequence GTGACGACTGACGACCTGAAAAGCGAAGGCCAGACTTCCGTATCTTCACGTAGTGCCCGCCCGCTGTTGCTTGGCTTGGCACTGTGTCTGACCAGCCTTCCGGCCTGGTCGCAGACTGCTCCGAACCGTTCCGATGTGACCCCGGCCCCGGTGGCCGAGAGCACCGCCCGACCGGCCACCAAGGCCGAGGCTGCTGCCCCGCAGCGCAGCCGCGTCGATGCCGCCGCCAGCGCCACGCTGGCCGCCCTGCTGCCGCACCTGGCCGCCAATGACACCATTCCGCTGATGGACCGCTCGGCCGTGGTGGCCGGCGACCTCAGCCGCCTGCTTGCCAACTACGACACCAGCAGCGCTGCCAATGGCAGCGTTGTCGGCACCGCCGCCGACAACGGCAAGGTGCAGTCGCTGCTGCGCCGCGCGATGACCCTGCTGGGCACCCCGTACCGTTGGGGTGGCAGCAACCCGGACAGCGGCTTCGATTGCAGCGGTCTGGTCGGCTACGTGTTCCGCTCGGCCCTGGGCATCGAGCTGCCGCGCGTCTCGCGCGAGATGGCCCACGATGACAAGGCCGAACTGATCAACGACCGCACTGCACTGGCCGCAGGTGACCTGGTGTTCTTCGGCCGCAAGGGCCGTGTTGACCACGTCGGCATCTATGTCGGCGACGGCCGCTTCCTGCACGCGCCGAGCTCGGGCAAGGACGTCCGCGTGGACACCCTGCTCAGTGGCTACTGGGGCAACAAGTTCATGCAGGCCCGCCGGGTCGACCTCTGA
- a CDS encoding dicarboxylate/amino acid:cation symporter, translating to MKLVSAWLRIPFWQRVVGGFVLGALAGWALGPAAETWFGPLGELYVTLIKMIAVPLVFFAVINAISSLHGQKSVAALSGRTFLWFVITAALAVCVGLGVGTVLQPGAGGLQLTMASNYVPREVPSVVQVLLDVVPANVFYALSGIGTKVNAAGETVLAAGRGSILPVIFFAGLVGFAIVKLGEKVTEARKLVGQMSDIMIQVTRFVLEVTPIGTFGLIAGLVGSYGFEKLLPLGHFVLALYVACALHIVVVYSALLLAHGLNPLKFFRGAAPGMQVAFVSSSSFAAMPVALRSITHNLGVNKDYGSFAVPLGASIKMDGCGAIYPALCAVFIAQYSGVPLTPEQYVVVLIASVLGSFGTAGVPGTAVIMATVVLSAANLPLETIGYLYAIDRILDMMRTMTNVTGQMLVPVIVAKETGLLDQAVYDNPSSNVGVDDPDPTPPRG from the coding sequence ATGAAGCTGGTCTCTGCCTGGCTGCGGATTCCATTCTGGCAGCGCGTGGTCGGTGGCTTCGTGCTCGGCGCGCTGGCCGGCTGGGCGCTCGGCCCGGCCGCGGAAACGTGGTTCGGCCCGCTCGGCGAGCTGTACGTCACCCTGATCAAGATGATCGCCGTGCCGCTGGTGTTCTTCGCGGTCATCAACGCGATCTCGTCGCTGCACGGCCAGAAGTCGGTCGCCGCGCTCAGTGGCCGCACCTTCCTTTGGTTCGTGATCACCGCCGCGCTGGCGGTGTGCGTCGGCCTGGGCGTGGGCACCGTGCTGCAGCCCGGCGCCGGTGGTCTGCAACTGACCATGGCCAGCAACTACGTGCCGCGCGAAGTGCCCAGCGTGGTGCAGGTGCTGCTGGACGTGGTGCCGGCCAATGTCTTCTATGCGCTGTCCGGCATCGGCACCAAGGTCAACGCAGCGGGTGAAACCGTGCTGGCCGCCGGACGTGGCTCGATCCTGCCGGTGATCTTCTTCGCCGGCCTGGTGGGCTTTGCCATCGTCAAGCTGGGCGAGAAGGTGACCGAGGCTCGCAAGCTGGTCGGCCAGATGAGCGACATCATGATCCAGGTGACCCGCTTCGTGCTGGAAGTCACCCCGATCGGCACCTTCGGCCTGATCGCCGGCCTGGTCGGCAGCTATGGCTTCGAGAAGCTGCTGCCGCTGGGGCATTTCGTGCTGGCGCTGTACGTGGCCTGCGCCCTGCACATCGTAGTGGTCTACAGCGCGCTGCTGCTGGCGCACGGCCTGAATCCGCTGAAGTTCTTCCGTGGCGCGGCGCCGGGCATGCAGGTCGCCTTCGTCAGCTCGTCCAGCTTCGCCGCGATGCCGGTGGCGCTGCGTTCGATCACCCACAACCTGGGCGTGAACAAGGACTACGGTTCGTTCGCGGTGCCGCTGGGCGCCAGCATCAAGATGGATGGCTGCGGTGCGATCTACCCGGCGCTGTGCGCGGTGTTCATCGCGCAGTACAGCGGCGTGCCGCTGACCCCGGAACAGTATGTGGTGGTGTTGATCGCCTCGGTGCTGGGCAGCTTCGGTACGGCCGGCGTGCCGGGTACGGCGGTGATCATGGCCACGGTGGTGCTGAGCGCGGCCAACCTGCCACTGGAGACCATCGGCTACCTGTATGCCATCGACCGCATCCTGGACATGATGCGCACGATGACGAACGTGACCGGCCAGATGCTGGTGCCGGTGATCGTGGCCAAGGAAACCGGGCTGCTCGACCAGGCGGTGTATGACAACCCGTCCAGCAATGTGGGTGTGGACGATCCTGACCCGACTCCGCCACGCGGCTGA
- a CDS encoding alkaline phosphatase, producing the protein MRRSVSLLAACATTLLLGACASTAPASAPAGLKVAVDPVVHPAGETPQWWYRSGAAQAAANGAMSGKAKNVILFLGDGMSLTTVAASRIYEGQQKGGSGEENLLSWERFPATAFSKTYNTDSQTPDSAGTMTAITTGVKTHMGAIGVSAGSRTDCADSLSKGLLTWLQLADSAGLATGVVSTARLTHATPAATYAHSPERNWENDTDLTEAAKAAGCKDIAQQLLSTSRYGRGPLVALGGGRGEFTTVEERDPEYDDKVGQRLDGRSLVQEWQQAHPQGAYVWNSKQLAAAANAPAILGLFEPDHMRYEYERPQDPGGEPSLAELTAAAIKNLAKHQEGYVLMIEGARIDHANHSGNAYRALTETVALSDAVRVANELTSADDTLIIVTADHSHTLNFVGYPARGNPILGKVKDKGGEDGAGKLDYALDGSGQPYTTLSYANGPGHTGSSNQQPAGPKRYPHNPSSFEPANGRPNLREIDTEHPDYMQEALVPMKSESHGGEDVGIWARGPGSKAIRGTLEQNAIYHMIVQATPALRERLCQAGTCDDKGVPVQLPAPTAFERKAEAK; encoded by the coding sequence ATGCGCCGTTCCGTCTCCCTGTTGGCCGCCTGCGCCACCACCCTGCTGCTGGGCGCCTGCGCCAGCACCGCCCCCGCATCCGCCCCGGCCGGCCTGAAGGTCGCCGTCGATCCCGTCGTCCATCCGGCCGGCGAGACCCCGCAGTGGTGGTACCGCAGTGGCGCCGCCCAGGCCGCCGCCAACGGCGCGATGTCCGGCAAGGCCAAGAACGTCATCCTGTTCCTCGGTGACGGCATGAGCCTGACCACCGTGGCGGCCTCGCGCATCTACGAAGGCCAGCAGAAGGGCGGCTCGGGTGAGGAGAACCTGCTGTCCTGGGAGCGCTTCCCGGCCACGGCGTTCAGCAAGACCTACAACACCGATTCGCAGACCCCGGATTCGGCCGGCACCATGACCGCCATCACCACCGGCGTGAAGACCCACATGGGCGCGATCGGCGTCAGCGCCGGCAGCCGCACCGACTGCGCCGACAGCCTGTCCAAGGGCCTGCTGACCTGGCTGCAACTGGCCGACAGCGCCGGCCTGGCCACCGGTGTGGTGTCCACCGCACGCCTGACCCATGCCACCCCGGCCGCCACCTACGCGCACTCGCCCGAGCGCAACTGGGAAAACGACACCGACCTGACTGAAGCCGCCAAGGCGGCCGGCTGCAAGGACATCGCCCAGCAGCTGCTGTCGACCTCGCGCTATGGCCGTGGCCCGCTGGTCGCCCTCGGCGGCGGTCGCGGTGAATTCACCACGGTGGAAGAGCGCGACCCGGAATACGACGACAAGGTCGGCCAGCGCCTGGATGGCCGCAGCCTGGTGCAGGAATGGCAGCAGGCGCACCCGCAGGGTGCCTACGTGTGGAACAGCAAGCAGCTGGCCGCCGCCGCCAACGCGCCGGCCATCCTTGGCCTGTTCGAGCCGGACCACATGCGCTACGAGTACGAGCGCCCGCAGGACCCGGGCGGTGAGCCGAGCCTGGCCGAACTGACGGCTGCAGCCATCAAGAATCTGGCCAAGCACCAGGAAGGCTACGTGCTGATGATCGAAGGCGCGCGCATCGACCACGCCAACCACAGCGGCAACGCCTACCGTGCCCTGACCGAGACCGTGGCCCTGTCCGACGCGGTGCGCGTGGCCAATGAACTGACCTCGGCCGACGACACCCTGATCATCGTCACCGCCGATCACTCGCACACGCTGAACTTCGTCGGCTACCCGGCACGCGGCAACCCGATCCTGGGCAAGGTGAAGGACAAGGGCGGCGAAGACGGCGCCGGCAAGCTGGACTATGCACTGGACGGCAGCGGCCAGCCGTACACCACGCTGAGCTACGCCAACGGCCCGGGCCATACCGGCAGCAGCAACCAGCAGCCGGCCGGTCCGAAGCGCTACCCGCACAACCCGAGCAGCTTCGAACCGGCCAACGGTCGCCCGAACCTGCGCGAGATCGACACCGAGCATCCGGACTACATGCAGGAAGCACTGGTGCCGATGAAGTCCGAGTCGCATGGCGGCGAAGACGTCGGTATCTGGGCACGCGGCCCGGGCAGCAAGGCGATCCGCGGCACGCTGGAACAGAACGCGATCTACCACATGATCGTGCAGGCCACCCCGGCCCTGCGCGAGCGCCTGTGCCAGGCCGGCACCTGCGATGACAAGGGCGTGCCGGTGCAGCTGCCGGCACCGACGGCCTTCGAACGCAAGGCCGAAGCCAAGTGA
- a CDS encoding WG repeat-containing protein: protein MITRQARPAPASGRFARSLVLLGVLVSANAAAQAPACKLLTDEHGLWPLPNCEVVDHRPKISADTLKDLNYDDHGLAVVYADQGFHYVNRKGRSLPVLTWDNGPETPQEGLLRARVGNRVGYFDLKFRQVVPGTFDFGWPFQDGVAEVCNGCRRGTPDADGHTPMEGGERFRIDRSGRRVK, encoded by the coding sequence GTGATCACACGGCAGGCCCGCCCTGCCCCCGCCAGCGGCCGCTTCGCGCGGTCGCTGGTCCTGCTTGGCGTGCTGGTCAGTGCCAATGCAGCGGCACAGGCACCGGCGTGCAAGCTGCTGACCGACGAACACGGGTTGTGGCCGCTGCCCAACTGCGAAGTGGTCGATCACCGGCCGAAGATCAGTGCCGACACCTTGAAGGACCTGAATTACGACGACCATGGCCTGGCCGTGGTGTACGCCGACCAGGGCTTCCACTACGTCAACCGCAAGGGCCGCAGCCTGCCGGTACTGACCTGGGACAACGGTCCGGAAACACCGCAGGAAGGCCTGCTGCGCGCCCGTGTCGGCAACCGCGTCGGCTACTTCGACCTGAAGTTCCGCCAGGTGGTACCCGGCACCTTCGATTTCGGGTGGCCGTTCCAGGATGGCGTGGCCGAGGTCTGCAACGGCTGCCGGCGCGGCACGCCGGATGCCGATGGCCACACGCCGATGGAAGGCGGAGAGCGGTTCCGCATCGACCGCTCTGGCCGTCGGGTGAAGTAG